Sequence from the Vitis riparia cultivar Riparia Gloire de Montpellier isolate 1030 unplaced genomic scaffold, EGFV_Vit.rip_1.0 scaffold788_pilon_pilon, whole genome shotgun sequence genome:
aaataatttattgattttaaacttattatttatttttcttcactttttctttccttctattttttctacctctttacttttttttatattttctctcaattttttccaaaataaaaaatagtcataattttttgttatcccaaatttggtcaattATGATCCAATATTGTGAAACCAAAATTTGCATATGGTGGGTGGATGACATATAAGCTTCACTAGTTACTTCAtccacatataaaaattattaaaaaattaattgaataagaCACATCAATTTTTGTGGAAATGAATAGCTGAACTGACGATCCAACATGGGTTTTAGAAGGATATGGAAATTTCTAATAAACAtccttcatttttcataatattacgACCATGCCACTAAAATTGTCAAGAAGtaaattcaacataaaattccaaaaaaaaacaaaaaggtcaaTCAGTATTGGAACTACAAGACCCAATGCCTGTCCCAAAACTAGGAAAAACTAAGCCTAACCTTGGACTGAAGGCAGCAATGCTCCATCTCCTACTTTGAATTGCTCCCATCAAGTACTGGAAGAGACCCGGAAAGAACCTCAGCTGCCAACTCCAACTCCTCCTCTGTTATGATCAATGGAGGCACGAGCCTCACAACATTCCCCTTTCCAGCGGTGAGCACCAGGAGGCCGGCTTCTTGACAGGCATCCACCAGCGGCGAGGCCTGGACGTCaagctcaatcccaacaataaGCCCAAGCCCACGTACTTCTTTCACATGTGGGTTATGTCCCAACTTCTGGGTTAAAATTTGCTTCAGGTATTGGCCCTTCTTGGCGACGCTGGCCAAGAAGCTGGGTTCTGAGATTTTTTTCAAGGACAGCAAGAGCAGCGTTGCAGACGAGGGGGCTGCCAGCAAAAGTGCTTCCATGGTCACCGAAGTTTACGGCAGAAGCAACTTGTTCGGTAACCAGTACAGCACCAATAGGTAGGCCTCCAGCAAGAGGCTTGGCAAGTGTCATTATGTCAGGGAATACACCATAGGACTCATGAGCCCAGAGGTGCCCAGTTCGGCCTAGACCACATTGAACCTATAGAACAGGATTAGAACATGATCAAGATAggaaaattgaacaaataattaGAGGACAAGAAGTATGAATTTGGCTTAAAACAGAAGGCTGTTGGAGCTACAAACAAGATGAAACAGATTTATTCACACGGAATAAATCTCAAATGAAGTCTCATTGCCTTTGGCCACTTCTGCTTTTCAGACACAGAATCCTCTACCGTTTTTCATTCTAGTTGGGATTCAGCAAACAATGCAGTGTGCTTTTATGTATTAATTCCCTAACTGCATGATAAATGGAAACTGGATTCTGACAACagcttgttttttatttcaattcatATTTGGTGTGGGAATTGGAGTTATataggaagaaaaaaacacCTTCACCTCACTCATTTAAACATAAAAGCAATAATGGCGATTTAGTGATTCATCTATAGAATTCCTAtcttttttgtatcttttcATGCAgcaagtattttaatttttcttttttcctttttaatttcttatggGGTTGGGAGTGCAAACAATTCTTCCTAGTCTACACATCATCCCAATATCTTCTGGAAAACATTATTCATTAACGAAGTAGTGAAGCAGAAAGTTTCTACCTGAAATGAGTTGAGGCCTAGCAGTTAAGTGGACATCTAAAGAAGGTAAACCAAGAGAGACCAGATTGAGGCAAATACCCAATATGCGCACCGAACTTAAAAtctatgaaatcaaatataagggGATTGAAAAACGACTTTCACAGATATTATTTTCTGATATAATACAGTAGGTTTTAGGAAAATCCgaccataaaataaaatccttgCATGCATGTACTGAAAAAATTATCTGCAATTTGGCTGTTTCCAATCAAGCAATATAGGCAACATGATTGAACATATAGGATCAGTTTGAGTAACTATATTTCATCACTGAAATGTTTATTGCCTCATCGAAAACAAGGAGAGCCCCAGCATCATCACAAGCACTTtgcaaaaattgtaaaaattcctTTGTTGCACTGTATATACCCCCTTCTCCCTGGATGCGTTCCACCTGCAGCAGCAAAATCGCTACTGCTTAACAAACAGAGGAAAGCTTTCGTGCACCAATTTAAGAAGAAGGCCTCACAGCAAATGGAGGATATAAAAAAGAGGAGTCGAATATTATGTTACAGTCGGGAGCAATTTTTATCGTCGATATAGTTGTTATTTGCAACGAATATGTTTCCTGCTATAGTGAATAAAGCCCCACTATTTAGGCTAATAATAACTTGATGGTATTGCCAGTATTTTGGGTATTCacttagaatttttaaatatacaaataaagaaaatcaatgcATCAGAATAGTGCACTTTACCAGGCATTGACAAAATAAATGATCACAAGTTGTTCTTTTGTTTACATAATTATGATTAGGATGACTTATGCACCCCTATCTTGGCAAGCTTTACAGGGCCAAGTACTGAACATAATCAGGACTGGACAACACTTTTTCATGGAACGCACTTATGTTCTTGAGGACCCTAGGACGCCAAATTATGAACATAAGGAAGGTAAATCTCTTGCCATCACTAGTTTTCCACATCAATTCGCTCATCTATGTGCTCATCATTAGAATCACCCAGACAATTACTCTTACACAGGGATTTCTATTGTGGGACAGTTTTAGCAACTGAAACTCGAGCTTCCTTTCAATACAAAAGTGTTGAATCCATATCTATCATCATCTTCAAGTTTTATGGCACAGGCTGACAAGAGACTAATGAAAGTAAAACAAAAGCTTTGACAAGATAATCAGAGCTCGGAGCGCAAGTTTGTAGACATGGAAGCTCATGTGCAGTGGAAAAGATGAAAATGGCTGGTGAAGATCCAACAATGCACTAATCGAGGCTTGTGAGGATTGGAGAAGATTGTCGCGTCTTCCTTTGAGCTTCTGCATTTTGGATTTCGTGCAGATTAAGGGATAGTTTCCTGGAAAAGGAGGTTGGAGAGAAATACTTGATGTTGtcaaacaatatttacaaataaaatctatttttgcatttttctacAAGAATTTTACCTGGCGGTTGTGCATAATGGTTTGATCCTCCCACTCTGAAGTGCGAACGAATCTAATGAAGTATGTACAGTGAGAAATCAGAGagaaactaaatataattaaaatacatgaaaagttaaaataatattccaaatagaaaatagaataatatcTTGAGAGGCCGACTCAAACAATCACAATGCACATTTGGGCTTGGCCATAtttataatatgaaattttttaaatacaattatgtatatatatatgaaacgaagaaaaagaaggaattaCTTGTAATCAAACGAATCGGATTGAAAATATGGAGTGAGTTTGTGCATAATGGTTTGATCCTCCCACTCCAATTCATCCCACCATTCTTGTTCTCCCTtgattttctctaatttcttgcTCACTCCAATATTGGAATCAAATGGCAGCTTCCTCAAACTTGGACATTGAAGCACATTGATGTTTCTTAAAGATGGAAAAGTTAGGGCACGTCCATGTATACTTCTTAGCTCTGGTAAAGCAAACAAAACGAGAGATCTGAGTCTCGAGAATACGCCCAAATGATCTACtgaaatttctaatatttcactCCTTTCATCATCTATCACTTTTTCCATTGATTCACATGCTGAAACACTTAGAAATTGAAGGCTTGGAGCAAAAATAAGCCATGTCAAATTCAACAGTTCACAACATCCCGATATGTAAACATCACAAAGGTTGTTCAAGCATTGGTGCCTTGGGAATTTTGAGTAGACCACcacttccttttcaaaattgattttcacatcttgcaattcaaaacaatttataatACGGAGTCTCTCTATATAAAGGGATAGTTGGACCAATTTCACATGCTTACAAGCTAATTGTAGCCATCTTGTGGATCTTTGCAATTTGTGGGAGTTTAATAATGTTTGGATGGATGATACATTTGTAAGGTCGATGGATATCTCATCAATGTGTTCCAACTGCTCTAACTCTTCTAATAACCTTCTTTCATAATCTCCCGTAGAGTCTAACATTGCAGTGTCATAACTACTAAACAATTGCAAAGAGGAAAGACTTGATACCATTTGAGATGGAAGTGGCTCaagaaaatacatattttttaatatcaagcaccttaattttttcaagttcttgagcTCCATAGGTAAGTATCGAATACCTGTCCTCGACAAATTAAGATATTGCAAGGTAACTAAGTCTCCAATCTCCTCAGGTAACTCCTTAAGTTTAAAATTGTTTGACAAGTCCAAGACTCTTATGATAGGCATGTTTGTAAAGAATCTATTTGGAAATAACCGAATAAACTTACATGATGCCAAAAAGGTCTCCATATTAGGGAAATATGGTGGTTCCCTGAGTTCTTCAATGTGGTATTCCATAATGATATCCTCTGtgtctttttccatttttcaactTCCTGAGCTCTAATCGATTCAACTCCATCTTTTACCACAaatttgttcttcttcttcccgTTTTCGCCAGCCAACCACAAAGCCATATCACGGATAACATCATGCATCTTCAAATATTCgtctttttcatcttcttcatttaaTGGAGATATGACATTTTCCAATAAACATGCAAGCTGTAAACTTTTAATAACTTCTTCTCCTTGATTTCTTGCTTCTTGTATGTTGTCATATTCATCCAGAAAACCCTCCCCGATCCAAAGTTGTATAAGTTTTCGATGAGAGATTTCATAATCCTCCGGAAATAAAGAGCAATATAGGAAACACGATTTGATGGCTTCATCGGGTAGGCTATCATAACTGATTGCTAATACTCGAAACAAATCCTCCTCTGTACCTGGAAACTTTGCTGGATAATTCTTcaacatttctatttttttctcccatTCCTCGGGTGTTTTTGCTCCCGCCATTGCTCGCCCTGTGGTGATGAGGGCAAGTGGTAAGCCGTCACACTCTTTGGCAACCATCTCCGCCAGCTTTGGTATATCTGGATGAGAACTTATAGTGTCTGCTCCTACCTTGGTCTGAAACAGAGCAAAAGCATCCTCCCATGGGAGGCAATTCACTTCAATGCTCTTGGTAGCTTCCATCTTTTGGCATACTTGTTTAGATCGCGTTGTAAATACCATCTTCAACTTATCTTGATGATTCAGAGGAGGAATACCAACTTTGGATAGATCCAGCCGCTCCCATATGTCATCTAACAAGAGCACAAATTTCTTTGTCTTCAGGACATTGAATATTTCTTCTGCCCTTTCATCCTCACTCCTACCTTCCCATTTATCTTTGGGAATCCCCAATTTATTGAAAAGAACTTGCTGAACCTTTTCCACATTGGCTGGTCTGGACACAGTCACCCAAATCACTGCATCAAATTCAACCCTGGTTTTGTGGAGCTCATTGTTGGTCCTGGTCAAGAGGGTGGTTTTGCCCACACCCCCCATTCCATATAATCCGATACTGCTTACCTTCTCTCCATCATCTTGGAGCCATTTCCAGACCTTCCCAAACAACAAATCTTGGCCCACAGTCTTGTCCAGCTGCCTCTCGATCACGGGAGGAATAGGCAAAGGTTCAGCAACTACACTGAAATTTGAGCCCTCCCTCTTCTTTACCGTCACAGCATCCATCTTTTCAAGTACCATCTTGCCAAGCTTATAGCTAGCGCCACAGTTTTTAGGACAACAGGTTCCGAGACATTTCTTCTGGATTTCTTCATCACCTTTTGCCAATATTTCCTGCACTTCTTTTTCCATGGCTTCTACTCCGCGGAGCCAGCCATCAACTACACGAAGACGCTTCTTCTGACGTTTCTCTTCACGTTCCACCCTTTCCTTCACATCTTCGTACAGGTTCTTGAGTTCCTCCATTTCAGTTCTCAAAGAGTTGAGATTTTGTGGGAGATGACGGATGTAAACAGCACGCTTAGCAGTGCAATCCCACAAGCGAGTGGCGACATCCAGGATGGGGCTTACACAATCCATGGAGAAAACAGGTGATGGATTGGAGTTGGAGAGGTGGAGAGAagatgaggaaggagaaaagtAATAGTGGAGTATCACCTCTCTTTTTCCAAGTAAAAGACTGAAAAATCAGTGCCGGCCGGAGATTGTGGTTGGAGCCTACGTTGAATgctataaaaaattcataatctGTAGATAATACCAATAAATAATGTCATTGTCCTCTATGTACAGACTGtgtaaatattaataaaagactCACCACTTATGATACATTGTGgttgtatttttttccttttattatatttatttaaattttaatggtattgtattttaaaaaaaaaattgttcataatAGGAACCCTaagttttctcttttctctttaaatCGTTTGAATTTCACATGGTATCATagcaaaattgatttttttaataagacttttgatttataattttataaaaaagagtTTAATCTCATACACTTGCAAACAAAGTTTGTTCATATCCGTTTGATTGTAAAATTCTCTTTTGTCGTTTTTAATCATAGGATATCATAATGGATTattgtatcatttttttcttatttgattcgtaattgaaataatttttttagttatattttctaCTATTCCGCCTATTTCATAAAGTATTTTTCCTACTTTTCTAGTTATACGGAATATACTTTCCCCGAACCATACATCTTTCTATAGGTTGGATGGTGATTACTAGCTGATATATTATGATATCATGTTAGGATataaaattcattcattcattcattcatttacttttaatttttactagggataaaatacatttaataggggataaaatacatttaaactcAAACTTATGTTTCATGTattatgcttaatttttttttcccttttctttatttcttatcctttttttttttttttacgtctTTCAAGATCCAAAAGCAACAGTGTATTAAAATCGTAAATCAATGGATATATAgtaatatatttacattaattACAAGAAACTTcaatggtgtttgtttttttattaaataagaaaagttaaaatattttatttcttttatttagttaaaaataatttattgatatcaattaatataattaaaacgaACTTCTTATTCATAAGTTCAATCTATATCAACAGAttactattaatgaaaaaaaatcaaatattttaactttttctatttaataaaaaaaacaaatattacttTCTATATGTGGGTTagaaatgtattaaaaaaagaaaaaatattaagaaaaataatttctttatgattggttgtaaattgaaaaaaaatcaaatataattaaaattaataagaaactaatatattttaaaattatttaattttatataaacaaatttaaaataaattaaaccaatttaaaataacatataaaaaataatttattgactttaaatttattttttattttcattcactttttctttccttctattttttctacctctttacttttttttttttttttttgatattttctctcaattttttccaaactaaaaaatagtcataattttttgtttttccaaatttgCCTAATTATGATCCAATATtgtgaaagcaaaatttgcataTGGTGGGTGGATAACATATGAGCTTCACTAGTTACTTCAtccacatataaaaattattaaaaaaattaattgaatatgACTTATCAATTTTTGTGGAAATGAATAGCTGAATTGACGATCCAACAAGGGTTTTAGAAGGATATGGAAATTTCTAATAAACAtcc
This genomic interval carries:
- the LOC117910613 gene encoding LOW QUALITY PROTEIN: disease resistance protein SUMM2-like (The sequence of the model RefSeq protein was modified relative to this genomic sequence to represent the inferred CDS: inserted 1 base in 1 codon), which encodes MDCVSPILDVATRLWDCTAKRAVYIRHLPQNLNSLRTEMEELKNLYEDVKERVEREEKRQKKRLRVVDGWLRGVEAMEKEVQEILAKGDEEIQKKCLGTCCPKNCGASYKLGKMVLEKMDAVTVKKREGSNFSVVAEPLPIPPVIERQLDKTVGQDLLFGKVWKWLQDDGEKVSSIGLYGMGGVGKTTLLTRTNNELHKTRVEFDAVIWVTVSRPANVEKVQQVLFNKLGIPKDKWEGRSEDERAEEIFNVLKTKKFVLLLDDIWERLDLSKVGIPPLNHQDKLKMVFTTRSKQVCQKMEATKSIEVNCLPWEDAFALFQTKVGADTISSHPDIPKLAEMVAKECDGLPLALITTGRAMAGAKTPEEWEKKIEMLKNYPAKFPGTEEDLFRVLAISYDSLPDEAIKSCFLYCSLFPEDYEISHRKLIQLWIGEGFLDEYDNIQEARNQGEEVIKSLQLACLLENVISPLNEEDEKDEYLKMHDVIRDMALWLAGENGKKKNKFVVKDGVESIRAQEVEKWKKTQRISLWNTXIEELREPPYFPNMETFLASCKFIRLFPNRFFTNMPIIRVLDLSNNFKLKELPEEIGDLVTLQYLNLSRTGIRYLPMELKNLKKLRCLILKNMYFLEPLPSQMVSSLSSLQLFSSYDTAMLDSTGDYERRLLEELEQLEHIDEISIDLTNVSSIQTLLNSHKLQRSTRWLQLACKHVKLVQLSLYIERLRIINCFELQDVKINFEKEVVVYSKFPRHQCLNNLCDVYISGCCELLNLTWLIFAPSLQFLSVSACESMEKVIDDERSEILEISVDHLGVFSRLRSLVLFALPELRSIHGRALTFPSLRNINVLQCPSLRKLPFDSNIGVSKKLEKIKGEQEWWDELEWEDQTIMHKLTPYFQSDSFDYKFVRTSEWEDQTIMHNRQETIP